Proteins encoded together in one Kingella oralis window:
- a CDS encoding AzlC family ABC transporter permease: protein MKSETQQEFKRGAKDCIPIMIGIVPFGLILGAQAGQKGMSVLETTLMMGLNFAGGSEFAAVGLWTSPLPVLLIITMTAMINSRHILMGAALVPYLRDLPLKKLLPALFVMTDESWAMGIADAKHRQQAGLPPFSYPYYMGTAVVLYVMWVGCGLLGSSIGPLLGDVSRFGFGMAFPAVFLVLVRGMWRGFQAAKPWLISLVVAIIVYAIAPNSGWYVPAGTLAGLLFAYFANGDAK from the coding sequence ATGAAATCAGAAACCCAACAAGAATTTAAACGCGGCGCAAAAGACTGCATCCCCATCATGATAGGCATTGTTCCTTTCGGCTTGATTCTCGGCGCGCAAGCAGGGCAAAAAGGCATGAGCGTGCTGGAAACCACGCTGATGATGGGGCTGAACTTTGCCGGCGGCTCCGAATTTGCCGCCGTCGGCTTGTGGACATCGCCCTTGCCCGTGCTGCTCATCATCACCATGACCGCCATGATTAACAGCCGCCATATCCTAATGGGCGCCGCCCTTGTGCCGTATCTGCGCGATTTGCCGCTCAAAAAGCTGCTGCCCGCCTTGTTTGTGATGACAGACGAAAGCTGGGCAATGGGCATCGCCGATGCCAAACACCGCCAGCAAGCAGGCTTGCCCCCGTTTAGCTATCCGTATTACATGGGCACGGCCGTTGTGCTGTATGTGATGTGGGTGGGCTGCGGTTTACTTGGCTCGTCAATCGGGCCTTTGCTCGGCGACGTTTCCCGCTTCGGCTTCGGCATGGCGTTTCCCGCCGTGTTTTTGGTGCTCGTGCGCGGCATGTGGCGCGGTTTTCAGGCTGCCAAACCCTGGCTCATCAGCCTTGTTGTCGCCATTATTGTGTACGCCATTGCGCCCAACAGCGGCTGGTATGTCCCCGCAGGCACGCTAGCAGGGCTGCTCTTTGCCTACTTCGCCAATGGAGACGCCAAATGA
- a CDS encoding AzlD family protein, with protein MISWASFFTIIGMLCVTYSTRLLGFFLLKNKTLSPRMARTLEAAPACVLLSVIAPHFISHKPHELIALAVTLFMAARFSMLPTVIVAVATSGILGWLMG; from the coding sequence ATGATTAGCTGGGCTTCGTTTTTCACCATCATCGGCATGCTCTGCGTAACCTATTCCACCCGCCTGCTCGGCTTTTTCTTGTTAAAAAACAAAACGCTCTCGCCGCGCATGGCACGCACGCTAGAAGCCGCGCCCGCCTGCGTATTGCTATCCGTTATCGCGCCGCATTTTATTTCCCACAAACCGCATGAACTCATCGCCCTTGCCGTAACCCTGTTTATGGCAGCGCGCTTTTCCATGCTGCCCACGGTAATCGTTGCCGTCGCCACATCGGGCATCTTAGGCTGGCTGATGGGGTAG
- a CDS encoding cupin domain-containing protein encodes MTILDNLITLAQITGSIDVQCSFNGDWYVRHSSQRTQGVVHIVTHGTGYLKLDNEAQARQLQAGDIIFFPRNAAHTLSSQIGCNNSQHAPSISQQGSITHKQTSASANAAQLNLYCAHFAYETHNSLLQGLPEIIILNTPHSTTQAIVSLLQYEISQNEHSTTAAINALSTVLLVHILRTYLSQNEHQAPLTGVLNGWRDRRLRSVVQAVTQEPGRDWRVEELAELAKLSRAQLMRLFRSQMQTSPHAFVSSMRLQKAAMLLRNSQSTILAVALESGYQSETHFGKVFKKHYGCTPKQYRQQRITAETLKTEDYSI; translated from the coding sequence ATGACCATCCTAGACAACCTCATCACCCTAGCCCAAATCACAGGCAGCATAGACGTGCAATGCAGCTTCAACGGCGATTGGTATGTGCGCCACAGCAGCCAGCGCACCCAAGGCGTCGTGCACATCGTAACCCACGGCACAGGCTATCTAAAACTAGACAACGAAGCCCAAGCCCGCCAATTGCAAGCGGGCGACATCATCTTCTTCCCGCGCAACGCCGCCCACACGCTCAGCAGCCAAATCGGCTGCAACAACAGCCAACACGCCCCCAGCATCAGCCAGCAAGGCAGCATAACCCACAAGCAAACCAGCGCCAGCGCCAATGCCGCCCAGCTCAATCTATACTGCGCCCACTTCGCCTACGAAACCCACAACAGCCTGCTGCAAGGGCTGCCTGAAATCATCATTCTCAACACCCCACACAGCACCACCCAAGCCATCGTTAGCCTTTTGCAATACGAAATCAGCCAAAACGAACACAGCACAACCGCCGCCATCAACGCCCTGTCCACCGTATTACTCGTTCACATCCTGCGCACCTATTTAAGCCAAAACGAGCATCAAGCCCCCTTAACAGGCGTGCTCAACGGCTGGCGCGATCGCCGCCTGCGCAGCGTTGTGCAAGCCGTAACCCAAGAGCCCGGGCGCGACTGGCGCGTAGAAGAACTCGCCGAGCTCGCCAAACTCTCCCGCGCCCAGCTGATGCGCCTTTTCCGCAGCCAAATGCAAACCAGCCCCCACGCCTTCGTTAGCAGCATGCGCCTACAAAAAGCCGCCATGCTCCTGCGCAACAGCCAAAGCACCATCCTCGCCGTCGCCCTAGAATCAGGCTACCAATCCGAAACCCACTTTGGCAAAGTGTTCAAAAAACACTACGGCTGCACGCCCAAGCAATACCGCCAACAGCGCATCACCGCCGAAACGCTGAAAACAGAAGATTACAGCATTTGA